A part of Myxococcus landrumus genomic DNA contains:
- a CDS encoding M57 family metalloprotease, protein MNKRYRFCSLPAGLVAATLISCGASPEDVATPDTAQQGTHRAGLYYDEYALWWSRTNGETPITVCWETAGFAHEKALVRNAIHRTWAFVGHFDFKEWTDCTSDYSGIRIEISDERSHTSGLGTHIQNVSSGMVLNFTFNNWNQNCQNTLESCIESLAVHEFGHALGFAHEANRPDTPSSCNSPQGSNGTATVGAWDLSSVMNYCNPRYNNNGRLSATDIVGVRQIYHVGPRYIAAVAVTNLL, encoded by the coding sequence ATGAACAAACGCTACCGTTTCTGCTCTCTCCCAGCAGGACTCGTCGCCGCCACACTCATCTCGTGTGGAGCCAGTCCCGAAGATGTTGCCACGCCTGATACTGCGCAACAAGGCACCCACCGAGCCGGCTTGTACTATGATGAGTATGCGCTCTGGTGGAGTCGAACAAATGGTGAAACGCCGATTACGGTCTGTTGGGAAACCGCTGGCTTCGCCCACGAAAAAGCACTGGTTCGGAACGCGATCCACAGAACGTGGGCTTTTGTTGGCCATTTTGACTTCAAAGAGTGGACGGATTGCACATCCGACTATTCCGGCATCAGAATCGAGATTTCGGATGAGAGGTCCCACACCTCGGGACTCGGCACTCACATCCAGAACGTCTCATCTGGGATGGTGCTGAACTTCACCTTCAACAACTGGAACCAGAATTGTCAAAACACCCTCGAATCATGCATCGAGTCCCTCGCTGTCCATGAATTTGGTCATGCCCTCGGGTTTGCCCATGAAGCCAACCGCCCCGACACTCCGTCCTCGTGTAATAGCCCGCAAGGCTCCAATGGAACAGCCACTGTTGGGGCGTGGGACCTTTCATCCGTCATGAACTATTGCAACCCAAGATACAACAATAACGGCCGCCTCAGCGCCACCGACATTGTCGGTGTCAGGCAAATCTACCATGTTGGGCCACGGTACATCGCGGCTGTTGCTGTCACGAACCTCCTCTGA
- a CDS encoding helix-turn-helix domain-containing protein has protein sequence MPHAFRVTAPSLQVAPRGLLASFVRGLRAVTRGEQASSYVRLPDGESELIVRLDDTHGDAYVIGTRLMPLQKGGADVPPVAIAVRFKVAGAYPFFGVPMGELTNRVIHLDRLWGREGSWLRERLHERPSLEGKLGVLQETLEARLRGGEVFEPPSAHVVRRAVRVIAQARELPRVDALAKDLGVSDRQLRRAFEDVVGLGPKAYARVVRLQRALRASRRVATPDWGAIAAATGYYDQAHLISDFRGLTGHTPGALLRRSPPWP, from the coding sequence GTGCCCCATGCTTTCCGGGTGACCGCTCCGTCGCTTCAGGTCGCTCCTCGAGGGCTGCTCGCGAGCTTCGTGCGCGGCCTTCGCGCTGTCACCCGCGGCGAGCAGGCGTCATCCTATGTCCGCCTCCCGGATGGCGAGTCCGAGCTCATCGTCCGGCTCGACGACACCCACGGGGACGCCTACGTCATCGGCACCCGCCTGATGCCACTCCAGAAGGGAGGCGCGGACGTGCCGCCCGTGGCCATTGCCGTGCGCTTCAAGGTCGCGGGCGCCTACCCCTTCTTCGGGGTCCCCATGGGGGAACTCACCAACCGCGTCATCCACCTCGACAGGCTGTGGGGGCGGGAGGGGAGCTGGCTGCGGGAGCGGCTGCACGAGCGTCCCAGCCTGGAGGGGAAGCTTGGCGTGCTCCAGGAAACGCTCGAGGCGCGCCTGCGCGGAGGCGAGGTGTTCGAGCCGCCCTCCGCCCACGTCGTCCGCCGCGCTGTGCGAGTCATCGCCCAGGCGCGCGAGCTGCCCCGCGTGGACGCGCTGGCGAAGGACCTGGGCGTCAGTGATCGCCAGCTCCGACGGGCCTTCGAGGATGTGGTGGGACTGGGCCCCAAGGCCTACGCGCGCGTGGTGCGCCTGCAGCGCGCCCTCCGGGCCTCGCGGCGGGTGGCCACGCCGGACTGGGGCGCCATCGCCGCCGCCACGGGCTACTACGACCAGGCCCACCTCATCTCCGACTTCCGCGGCCTGACAGGACATACCCCGGGGGCGCTGCTGCGACGCTCGCCACCCTGGCCGTGA